A region of the Arthrobacter sp. FW306-07-I genome:
GTGCCGGCAGCGACAACTTCCGGCTCAAGCGCTACGTGGCCAAATACACCATCAACCCGGCAATCGCCCAGGGCATCGCGGACTCCGTCGGTTCCGTGGAAGTGGGCAAGTTCGCTGACCTGGTGCTCTGGGACCCGGCGTTCTTCGGCGTCAAACCGGAGCTCGTCCTCAAGGGCGGCCAAATCGCCTACGCCCTGATGGGGGACTCCAACGCCTCCATCCCCACCCCACAGCCGCGCACCATGCGGCCCATGTTCGCCACCTTCGGAAAAGCCGTACAGCAGTCCTCCATCACCTTCCTGTCCAAGGCAGCGATCGACGCCGGCGTGCCCGAGGAGCTCGGCCTCGAAAAGGTCATCCGGCCCGTCTCCGGCATCCGGAACCTCACCAAGGCCGACCTCAAATACAACGACGCCACCCCGGACATCCAGGTGGACCCGGAAACCTACCAGGTGACTGTCGACGGCGAGGACGTCACCTGTGAGCCGTCCGACGTGCTCCCCATGGCGCAGCGGTACTTCCTCTTCTAGTCCCGCGAACTCCACACCCCTGAAAGAAACCACGTGATCATCGAACGAGTCCTCGGCAACCTCCATGACTTGCCCGAAACCGACCTCGCCGCCTATGCCGGGCTGCACCGCGAGAAGGTCATCCTGCCCAGCGCCCAGCTGGTCAAACGCATACAGCGCGCCACCACGGACCACGGCAAGGAAATCGGCATCCGCCTCCCCTCCGGCGCCGGCGACCTCCGCGACGGCGACATCCTCCACGTCGAAGAATCCAACATGATCGTGGTGTCCGTCCTGCCCACCGACGTCCTGGTCATCGCACCCCGCACCATCACCGAAATGGGCGTCACCGCACACTCCCTCGGCAACCGTCACCTCCAGGCGCAGTTATTTGACGCCGAGAGTGAGTACAAAGCCGAAGTCATGGTGTGCGCTTACGACCACACCGTCGAGGACTACCTCATCCATGCCGGTGTGCCATACACCCGCCAGGAACGCGTCCTCCCTGTACCTTTCCGCCATGCTGAGCACTCGCACTAACTCTTCAGCGCTAGGCGCTTCAAACAATTCCTTGGGTGGGTGCGCCGCCCCGGGATGGGGGCCGTGCCCGCTTCGCGGTGCCCGCCACGCCGCGGCCCCCATCCCCGGGCGTCGCTTGCTTGCCTCGGCTTGGGTGCGCCTTTCGTGAGCGGGTATCAGCTTGCCCTCCAGCAACTGGTTGATTCCGCCTTGCCTACTGGGGCTTTTGCTCACTCCTTTGGGTTTGAGACGTACATCGATCGGGAGCTCGTTTTTGATGAGGTGTCCTTTGGGGTTTGGTTGTCCTCGTTCATCTCGCAGTCGCTGACGTATTCGGATGGGTTGGCGGTTCGGCTTTTGTATGAGGGGGCTGATCTCGGGGAGCTGGATTCTCTTCTTTCTGCTTGCCTGTTGCCTCGGCAGGTTCGGGAGGCTTCCTTCAAGATGGGGTCCCGGCTGCTCGAGATTGGCGGGGAGGTGTTTCCCTCACCTGCGCTGGGACTGTACCGGGACCTGGTGGCCACTGGGCGGGCCGCCGGGCACCAGCCGCTGGCGTTCGCCGTCGTCGTCCGCTCCCTGGGCGTGCCGCTCGAGGAAGCGCTCGCCGCCTACCTCTTCGCCACCGTCACGTCCCTGACGCAGAACGCCGTCCGTGCTATCCCCCTGGGCCAGAACGCCGGGCAGCGGGTCCTGCGGAAAGCGCACGACGACGTCGCTGCCGCCATCGAAGTGATCGCCCGCCTCACGCCGGACGACCTTGGGGCCGTCAGCCCCGGACTGGAAATTTCACAAATGCGGCACGAACGCCAGCGTGCCCGGATGTTCATGAGCTGACTGGCTCAAAGTAGGAGGAACACCATGACTGAACCCATCAAAATCGGCATCGGCGGACCCGTCGGCGCCGGCAAGACCCAGCTCGTGGAACGGCTTACCCGGCACATGAGCGGCGGCATCTCCATGGCCGCCATCACCAACGACATCTACACCATCGAAGACGCCAAAATCCTCGCCGCCAACGGCATCCTCCCCCCGGACCGGATCATCGGCGTCGAAACCGGCGGTTGCCCCCACACCGCCATCCGCGAAGACACCTCCATGAACACGGCCGCCATCGAGGAACTCAAGGCCCGGCACCCGGACCTGCAGGTCATCTTCGTTGAATCCGGCGGCGACAACCTCTCCGCCACCTTCAGCCCCGAACTCGTCGACTTCTCCATCTACATCATCGACGTGGCCCAGGGCGAAAAAATCCCCCGCAAAGCCGGCCAGGGCATGATCAAGTCCGACCTCTTCATCATCAACAAAACCGACCTCGCACCCCATGTCGGGGCCGACCTCGCCGTCATGGAGCGCGATTCCAAAGAGTTCCGCGGCAACAAACCGTTCTGCTTCACGAACCTGAAAACCGACGAAGGGCTCGATAAGGTCATCGACTGGATCCGGCACGACGTCCTGATGCTTGATTTGGCATGAGCACGACGGCGGACTTGGGTTCAGCGCTCGCCTCACCGGGCGCCGGGTTGGCTCCGGCGGCTTCGCCGGATTTTGGGCCGTGCCCGCTTCGCGGTGCCCACCACGCCGCGGCCCCAAAATCCGGCCTCGCCGCCTCAGTGCGTACGTCACCTATGGGCGAGCTTGAGCTTCGGGTCGCCTTGCGTGGGCAGCGCTCCGTCGCAACGCATCAGTACCATCGGGGTGCCTTGAGGGTGCTCCGGCCGCATTATCTCGATGACTCGGGGCAGGTTTGTTATGTCGTCGTGAATCCTGGCGGGGCTTATCTTGGGGCGGATCTCTTTGTGCTGGATGTGGAGGTGGGGGACTCTGCTTCGTTGTTGTTGACTACCCAGTCCGCTACCAAGGTTTATCGGACTCCCGGGTCTTTTGCCGAGCAGAGGATGGCTGTCCGGCTGGGGGAGGGGGCGCGGGTGGAGCTGATGCCGGACCAGCTCATTGCGTACCGGGAGGCCCGCTACCGGCAACGGACCTCCGTGACCCTCCGGCCGTCGTCGTGCCTTGTCGTGGCCGAGGTGGTGACTCCGGGCTGGTCGCCGGACGGTGCCGTCTTCCGGTACGAGGAAGTCCGGCTGCGGAATGAGATCCGGGTCGAAACTGGGACCGGTACCGAATTGCTGGCGCTGGACAACCTGCTGATCCGGCCGCCGCTGGGCGATGTCGCCGGGCTGGGATTTATGGAGGGCTTCAGCCACCTGGGCTCGCTGGTGGTGGTGGATCCACGGGTGGACCAGGCGCTCGCCGACGAACTGCACCAGTTGACGCAGCCGTTCGACGCCCGGACCGGCCTCTCGCTGACCCGCACCATCGGCGGAACTACCGGGCTGGTGCTGCGCAGCCTGTCGAACAGCACCGAAGAACTCAACCGGCTGCTCGGCGCCTGCGCCAACCTCCTCCGGGAACGCTGGTTCGGCCAGGGGCCCTTGGACCTGAGGAAGCATTGATGGCCGGCATCGCTGCTGTCTACCGGGACCGGGACTCGCTGCCGCTACGGACCCGGGCGCTCTTCACCTTTGGTGCCGTGGCCGCGCTGCACGCTGCCGCCGTCGTCCTTTTGCTTGCCGGAACCCGGACCGGGGGCGGCGGGGCGCTCTCCTGGGGACTTGTCCTCACCGCCTACCTGGCCGGCGTAAAGCACAGCTACGACTGGGACCACCTTGCCGCCATCGACAACTCCACCCGGAAGTTCGTGGCACAGCGGCAGCATCCGGTGAGCGTGGGCTTCGCGTTCAGCCTGGGCCATAGTTCGGTGGTGACCCTGGCCGGGGTGCTGGTGATCGCCGGTGCATCCCTGGTTGGCGGCCTGATGGCGGACGAAACGGCCGGGAATCTGGTGCTGGGGCTGATCGGCAGCGGTGTATCCGGGCTGTTCCTGCTGGCCATGGGGCTGTTCAACGGCTCGGCTTTCACCCGCTCGGCCGCTGCTTTCCGGCGTTCCCGGACCGGAGCAGCCATCGATCCCCGCGACCTGGAACCGCAGGGACTGATGGCGCGGCTGCTTTCGCGGCCGCTGTCCAGGGTGCGCCGGCCGCGGAACATCTACGTGATCGGTTTCCTCTTTGGGCTGGGTTTCGATACCGCCACCACCATCGGGCTGCTGATGATGGCGACGGCGGCGTCCCTGGCCGGGGTGCCCCCGTTCGCCCTGCTCGCCCTCCCGCTCGCCTTCGCAGCCGCGATGACGCTGTGTGATTCGGTGAACGGCATGGCGATGATGCGGATGTACCGTTCGGCACTGGCTGACCCGCGGCGGAAGCTTGGCTTCAATGCTGTGGTGACGGGCATCTCTGCCGCCTCGGCCCTGTTCATTGCCGTGATCACTTTGGCCGGCTTCTTTCACGCCGCATTCGGCCTGCATGATCCGGTGACGGCATGGCTTTCATCGATCGACCTGGGCGACGCCGGCCTGCTGCTGGTGGCGCTGCTGCTGGCCGTCTGGGGCGGAGCGTCACTGGTCTCGTTGCGGTCCCGGAACAAAGTCGTGCAGTCCACCAACACATAGGGGCGCGGTGCCGGCCCTGATAGCCAACACCGCGCCCCTCCGCCTCTTACTGGCTGATACCCAGCCGGCCTAGCCGAAATCTGCCACGTAGCTGGGGACCCCGACGGCGGCCGTGGAGACCGGCGCTCCAGTGTCATTGACCACGTGGTCCAGTGTCCCGGCACCGAGGTTTACCGTCAGCAGGCTGTGCAGCTTCACTCCCGGGGTCACCGGAACTTCAAAACCCCTGGTGGCATGGATGGTGGGGTCCACATTGTTGTAGACGTAACTGCCGCCGCCCCACAGCTCGTGGGTCCTGACGGAGCCTGCCACCTTATAGCCCGCCCAGCCCAGGACGCCATCGTGCTGCCATGCTGCCTGGTTCGGGGCGTCGTAGGGCAGCTCGTTCTGGAAGAAGACGGTTCTGCCGTTTTCACCGTTCCAGATGACGTTGTACTGCTGGTAGTGCTCCACGAACAGGCCAGTGGCCGTGACGTTGTTGCCGTTGACGATCACGCCGTTCCTGCCGGTGTTGGTTGTCCAGCCGACACCATTCCCGTGGTCCGCGCGCCAGGCCCAGATGTGGTCCAGGAGGACATTGTCGCTGTTGACTTCCAGGCTGACCGAGGCCTTGCCCACGTGCGGGCCGCCGATGCGGAAGAAGACATCATGGAGCGTGGTGGGGTTGGCCGGATCGCTGCGGATGCCGGAGTTGGCCGGTCCGCCCCCTTCGCCCGGGATAGCCTTGCCGAGGCGCATCAGGGCAGGGGAATTTACCTCGCCGGCGTCCACGGTCACTGCAGCGATATCAACTCCGGGGACATCAGCCACGGTCAGGGGAACTGCCCCCTTCACGGCCGTCAGGGTGGTCATGCCCAGCCCGAGGACAACGGTGTTGGCTCGTTTGACCTCGATGCTGCGGTCGACGTCGTAAACCCCGGGGGTAAGGAGCAGGTTCTTGCCACGGGCCAGTTGGGAATTGATGGCCTGGACGGAATCGCCCGGGGTGGCGATGTAGAAGTCGGCCAAGGGAATGCTACGGCCCTCCGTAGGACCGTTTTCCCATGTGGTCCCGGCAGAGTCTTGACGGACGGCAGGAACGAAAACGCTGTACTGGCCTTCCGAATCCAGCGTGAGGTAAGGCTTCTCCCGGCTGATGGGGGTGTTGGCCAAGGTTGTGTAAGGCGGGGTGGGGAAGGAATCCGCAGGTGCCCCGGCCACGCCTGAGAACACCTGGTTCCAGACCCCGTTGGACCAGCTGCCGATGCTGCTGTCACGCACGAGGTACTGCTGCTGTGACCCGTTGATGATTGCGCCCGCCTTGGAATCCGCTATGAAGCCGCCACTGGCATACTGCGGGCCTGCCGTGCAGTAGTCCATCAGGGAGAGATTGCCGCCGGTGATGTTGACCCGGCGCATCGGGGAAGCCTGCGAAGCGGCCCAAAAATTCGCAGAGCTGCGGCAGCCCTCAAGCCCGGTGACATTGATGGTGAGGTTGGACAGCGAACGCCAGAAGTTGTTCAGTGCGATGCAGTTATCGGCGGCCAGGCAGCGGTTGTAAACGTCCACGTGGCCGTTGATGGTGACATCCGTGGGGGCAGCACCCAGGCCGGCTACCTCCGTGGAGTAGCCCACCTGCACGATCAGCGGCTCCTCAGGGGTGCCATAGGTGCCCGGCTTGAACAGCAGGGAGTACCGGTTGGTCCCCA
Encoded here:
- a CDS encoding HoxN/HupN/NixA family nickel/cobalt transporter, with amino-acid sequence MAGIAAVYRDRDSLPLRTRALFTFGAVAALHAAAVVLLLAGTRTGGGGALSWGLVLTAYLAGVKHSYDWDHLAAIDNSTRKFVAQRQHPVSVGFAFSLGHSSVVTLAGVLVIAGASLVGGLMADETAGNLVLGLIGSGVSGLFLLAMGLFNGSAFTRSAAAFRRSRTGAAIDPRDLEPQGLMARLLSRPLSRVRRPRNIYVIGFLFGLGFDTATTIGLLMMATAASLAGVPPFALLALPLAFAAAMTLCDSVNGMAMMRMYRSALADPRRKLGFNAVVTGISAASALFIAVITLAGFFHAAFGLHDPVTAWLSSIDLGDAGLLLVALLLAVWGGASLVSLRSRNKVVQSTNT
- a CDS encoding urease accessory protein UreF, producing the protein MSGYQLALQQLVDSALPTGAFAHSFGFETYIDRELVFDEVSFGVWLSSFISQSLTYSDGLAVRLLYEGADLGELDSLLSACLLPRQVREASFKMGSRLLEIGGEVFPSPALGLYRDLVATGRAAGHQPLAFAVVVRSLGVPLEEALAAYLFATVTSLTQNAVRAIPLGQNAGQRVLRKAHDDVAAAIEVIARLTPDDLGAVSPGLEISQMRHERQRARMFMS
- a CDS encoding urease accessory protein UreD, whose amino-acid sequence is MNPGGAYLGADLFVLDVEVGDSASLLLTTQSATKVYRTPGSFAEQRMAVRLGEGARVELMPDQLIAYREARYRQRTSVTLRPSSCLVVAEVVTPGWSPDGAVFRYEEVRLRNEIRVETGTGTELLALDNLLIRPPLGDVAGLGFMEGFSHLGSLVVVDPRVDQALADELHQLTQPFDARTGLSLTRTIGGTTGLVLRSLSNSTEELNRLLGACANLLRERWFGQGPLDLRKH
- the ureG gene encoding urease accessory protein UreG, translating into MTEPIKIGIGGPVGAGKTQLVERLTRHMSGGISMAAITNDIYTIEDAKILAANGILPPDRIIGVETGGCPHTAIREDTSMNTAAIEELKARHPDLQVIFVESGGDNLSATFSPELVDFSIYIIDVAQGEKIPRKAGQGMIKSDLFIINKTDLAPHVGADLAVMERDSKEFRGNKPFCFTNLKTDEGLDKVIDWIRHDVLMLDLA
- the ureE gene encoding urease accessory protein UreE, with the translated sequence MIIERVLGNLHDLPETDLAAYAGLHREKVILPSAQLVKRIQRATTDHGKEIGIRLPSGAGDLRDGDILHVEESNMIVVSVLPTDVLVIAPRTITEMGVTAHSLGNRHLQAQLFDAESEYKAEVMVCAYDHTVEDYLIHAGVPYTRQERVLPVPFRHAEHSH
- a CDS encoding adenylyl cyclase, translated to MPLAPRPHPPRSAARSRHRHRSGRITGATTLLIGLVIASGGAGAQASPGAVPETSPQLVPAAPQAPSQAGQHPFGPNVYVFDPSMPVAQIQSTVDSIAAQQVDDEMGTNRYSLLFKPGTYGTPEEPLIVQVGYSTEVAGLGAAPTDVTINGHVDVYNRCLAADNCIALNNFWRSLSNLTINVTGLEGCRSSANFWAASQASPMRRVNITGGNLSLMDYCTAGPQYASGGFIADSKAGAIINGSQQQYLVRDSSIGSWSNGVWNQVFSGVAGAPADSFPTPPYTTLANTPISREKPYLTLDSEGQYSVFVPAVRQDSAGTTWENGPTEGRSIPLADFYIATPGDSVQAINSQLARGKNLLLTPGVYDVDRSIEVKRANTVVLGLGMTTLTAVKGAVPLTVADVPGVDIAAVTVDAGEVNSPALMRLGKAIPGEGGGPANSGIRSDPANPTTLHDVFFRIGGPHVGKASVSLEVNSDNVLLDHIWAWRADHGNGVGWTTNTGRNGVIVNGNNVTATGLFVEHYQQYNVIWNGENGRTVFFQNELPYDAPNQAAWQHDGVLGWAGYKVAGSVRTHELWGGGSYVYNNVDPTIHATRGFEVPVTPGVKLHSLLTVNLGAGTLDHVVNDTGAPVSTAAVGVPSYVADFG